The proteins below are encoded in one region of Alicycliphilus denitrificans K601:
- a CDS encoding YunC family protein → MDAGAIQEHLELLQFDLARPLLVMKAPKGILGCGYINVETCNKTGEVCAIVTGVNTFDDMRKAKVVATSNKAVELGIQVGESGQDALNKMR, encoded by the coding sequence ATGGACGCTGGAGCCATTCAAGAGCACCTGGAGCTGCTGCAATTCGATCTGGCGCGGCCGCTACTGGTAATGAAGGCCCCCAAGGGGATTCTCGGTTGCGGTTATATCAATGTGGAAACCTGCAACAAGACCGGCGAGGTTTGCGCCATCGTCACCGGGGTGAATACCTTTGACGACATGCGCAAGGCCAAGGTGGTAGCCACCTCGAACAAAGCGGTTGAGCTGGGCATCCAAGTGGGTGAGTCTGGCCAAGACGCACTGAACAAGATGCGGTGA